The following are encoded together in the Frankiaceae bacterium genome:
- a CDS encoding competence/damage-inducible protein A, giving the protein MRVELLAVGTELLFGDIVNTNAAWLGRRLAEVGMDVTTSVVVGDNVARIADALTVALGRADAVVVTGGIGPTQDDLTREAFAAAAGVSLERDPALEQALRDRFTALRRDVPEMNYRQADLPAGATSIPNPKGSAPGVRAEIGGGVAYALPGVPHEMKQMFTDTVLPDLLRIGGQPACIVHRVLRTAGMWESAVAAALADQVERLEREGGVTVAFLASGGQTRVRLTAKAATEDEARALIAPEEAAARQALGTAVYGADDDTLAKAVSDLLKERGATVAVAESLTGGLLGADLSNAPGSSDTFLGGVVSYATEVKHAVLGVPEGIPVISDECAAAMARGVRELMGSTYALSLTGVAGPAEQEGKPPGTVHVGLAGPHGAEARALRLPGDRTLVRSISVVSALNLLRLHLIGS; this is encoded by the coding sequence ATGAGGGTCGAGCTTCTGGCGGTGGGGACCGAGCTGCTGTTCGGCGACATCGTCAACACCAACGCCGCCTGGCTCGGCCGGCGCCTCGCCGAGGTCGGCATGGACGTCACGACGTCCGTCGTCGTCGGCGACAACGTCGCCCGCATCGCCGATGCCCTCACCGTCGCGCTCGGCCGCGCCGACGCCGTCGTCGTCACCGGCGGCATCGGGCCGACGCAGGACGACCTGACACGGGAGGCGTTCGCGGCGGCGGCGGGCGTGTCGCTGGAGCGCGACCCGGCGCTGGAGCAGGCGCTCCGCGACCGCTTCACGGCGCTGCGCCGCGACGTACCCGAGATGAACTACCGCCAGGCCGACCTCCCCGCCGGCGCCACCTCCATCCCCAACCCCAAGGGCTCCGCGCCCGGCGTGCGCGCCGAGATCGGCGGGGGAGTGGCGTACGCCCTGCCCGGCGTCCCGCACGAGATGAAGCAGATGTTCACCGACACGGTGCTGCCCGACCTGCTGCGCATCGGCGGCCAGCCCGCGTGCATCGTCCACCGGGTGCTCCGTACGGCGGGCATGTGGGAGTCGGCCGTCGCCGCCGCGCTCGCCGACCAGGTCGAGCGGCTCGAGCGCGAGGGCGGCGTGACCGTCGCGTTCCTCGCGAGCGGGGGGCAGACGCGCGTCCGCCTCACCGCCAAGGCCGCCACCGAGGACGAGGCCCGCGCGCTCATCGCCCCCGAGGAGGCGGCCGCGCGCCAGGCGCTGGGCACCGCCGTCTACGGCGCCGACGACGACACCCTCGCGAAGGCCGTGAGCGACCTGCTGAAGGAGCGCGGCGCCACCGTCGCCGTCGCGGAGTCGCTCACCGGCGGCCTGCTCGGCGCCGACCTGTCCAACGCGCCCGGGTCGAGCGACACGTTCCTGGGCGGCGTGGTGTCGTACGCCACCGAGGTCAAGCACGCGGTCCTCGGCGTGCCCGAGGGGATCCCCGTCATCTCCGACGAGTGCGCCGCGGCGATGGCGAGGGGCGTGCGCGAGCTGATGGGGTCGACGTACGCCCTCTCGCTCACCGGCGTCGCGGGCCCCGCCGAGCAGGAGGGCAAGCCGCCGGGCACCGTGCACGTGGGCCTGGCCGGCCCGCACGGTGCCGAGGCGCGGGCGCTGCGGCTGCCCGGCGACCGCACGCTCGTACGGTCGATCTCCGTCGTCTCCGCGCTCAACCTGCTGCGACTCCACCTGATCGGCTCGTAG